In Liolophura sinensis isolate JHLJ2023 chromosome 2, CUHK_Ljap_v2, whole genome shotgun sequence, a genomic segment contains:
- the LOC135462761 gene encoding glucose transporter type 1-like isoform X1, translated as MDEKKVNGNGRPIAENSEGGLPGTKTTREETTPLTGVKNGGTLTDEDGLTTKLVRLPSRRITLRLIMATFSAVMGSLQFGYNTGVINAPKQVIKQFLNESAISRGQEMFDEDGLTLYWSIIVSIFAIGGMIGGLLGGWWADFFGRKNGFLLNCVIGLGAGILMLTSRYADSYEMIIIGRLLIGINCGLYTGLTPIYLSEIAQANIRGALGTLNQLGVTVGILGSQIVGFPEVLGSESGWHILLGLAIIPCAVQVLTMPFCPDSPRYLLITKRREEAATKALRALRGEADVTADLDEIKNEDKAQHQEAKVSIVGLFKASNLRWPLLISIVMHLSQQFSGIVAVFYYSVGLFESAGLSSSTASYATSGVGAVMVVMTFITIPLMDRVGRRTLHLSGLASMFIFSLLITITLALRHKVAWFNIASIVMSLLYVASFALGPGSIPWLIVAELFSQGPRTAAISVSVLVNWVANFAVGFLYQYMQLGLGDYSFLPFTGLLFLFVAFLYKTLPETMNKSFEEISSSFKSGNKNVQNGKTTNDVDFVAKYTPTQP; from the exons atgGATGAGAAGAAGGTAAATGGAAATGGCCGACCGATAGCAGAAAATAGCGAAGGAGGTCTTCCGGGAACTAAAACAACACGG GAGGAAACCACGCCTCTTACAGGCGTGAAAAATGGCGGAACACTCACAGACGAAGATGGCTTGACGACCAAACTAGTCAGGCTTCCATCTCGG AGAATCACCCTGAGACTGATAATGGCTACGTTTTCAGCTGTGATGGGATCACTACAGTTTGGCTACAACACTGGTGTGATTAATGCTCCTAAACAG GTGATCAAACAATTCCTGAATGAGTCTGCGATTTCTCGCGGGCAAGAAATGTTTGACGAGGATGGACTGACTCTCTATTGGTCAATCATTGTGTCCATCTTCGCCATCGGAGGTATGATTGGTGGTCTGCTCGGAGGATGGTGGGCGGATTTTTTTGGCAG aaaaaatGGCTTCCTGTTAAATTGTGTGATTGGTCTAGGCGCGGGGATTCTGATGTTGACGAGTCGCTATGCCGACTCCTACGAGATGATTATTATTGGACGACTACTCATTGGCATCAACTGCG GCTTGTACACAGGACTTACCCCCATTTACCTGTCAGAAATAGCCCAGGCTAACATCAGAGGTGCACTGGGCACGCTCAATCAGCTTGGTGTTACAGTGGGAATCCTCGGCTCGCAGATTGTCGGTTTCCCAGAAGTACTTGGGAGTGAAAGTGGATGGCATATCTTATTAG GGCTCGCCATCATTCCGTGCGCCGTACAGGTCTTGACCATGCCATTCTGCCCAGACAGTCCCCGCTATTTACTCATCACCAAACGACGAGAGGAGGCAGCAACAAAGg CCTTGCGAGCTCTACGTGGTGAAGCGGATGTGACAGCTGACTTGGATGAAATCAAGAATGAGGACAAGGCTCAGCATCAGGAAGCCAAG gTGTCCATTGTAGGTTTGTTCAAGGCGAGTAATCTGAGATGGCCGCTGCTCATCAGCATCGTGATGCATTTGTCTCAGCAGTTTTCCGGGATCGTAGCG GTGTTTTATTACTCTGTGGGTTTGTTCGAGAGTGCGGGACTATCATCTAGCACGGCTTCATACGCCACCAGCGGTGTGGGGGCGGTCATGGTTGTCATGACGTTCATCACCATCCCGCTGATGGACCGCGTGGGAAGGCGTACTCTCCACCTCTCGGGTTTAGCCAGCATGTTCATCTTCAGCCTTCTCATCACCATCACTTTGGCTTTGAGA CACAAGGTCGCCTGGTTCAACATCGCCAGTATCGTCATGTCACTCCTGTATGTAGCATCATTCGCGCTTGGTCCag gttcCATACCATGGCTGATTGTCGCAGAACTGTTTTCGCAAGGCCCACGCACTGCAGCCATCAGTGTTTCTGTTCTTGTCAACTGGGTTGCCAACTTTGCAGTGGGATTTCTATACCAGTACATGCAG CTTGGGCTCGGGGACTATTCTTTCCTGCCATTTACGGGTCTTCTCTTCCTGTTTGTGGCATTCTTGTACAAGACCCTTCCTGAAACCATGAACAAGTCGTTCGAGGAAATTTCTTCGTCGTTCAAAAGCGGGAATAAAAACGTTCAGAATGGCAAAACAACCAATGATGTGGATTTTGTCGCTAAGTACACGCCTACTCAGCCCTGA
- the LOC135462761 gene encoding glucose transporter type 1-like isoform X2, with protein MDEKKVNGNGRPIAENSEGGLPGTKTTRRITLRLIMATFSAVMGSLQFGYNTGVINAPKQVIKQFLNESAISRGQEMFDEDGLTLYWSIIVSIFAIGGMIGGLLGGWWADFFGRKNGFLLNCVIGLGAGILMLTSRYADSYEMIIIGRLLIGINCGLYTGLTPIYLSEIAQANIRGALGTLNQLGVTVGILGSQIVGFPEVLGSESGWHILLGLAIIPCAVQVLTMPFCPDSPRYLLITKRREEAATKALRALRGEADVTADLDEIKNEDKAQHQEAKVSIVGLFKASNLRWPLLISIVMHLSQQFSGIVAVFYYSVGLFESAGLSSSTASYATSGVGAVMVVMTFITIPLMDRVGRRTLHLSGLASMFIFSLLITITLALRHKVAWFNIASIVMSLLYVASFALGPGSIPWLIVAELFSQGPRTAAISVSVLVNWVANFAVGFLYQYMQLGLGDYSFLPFTGLLFLFVAFLYKTLPETMNKSFEEISSSFKSGNKNVQNGKTTNDVDFVAKYTPTQP; from the exons atgGATGAGAAGAAGGTAAATGGAAATGGCCGACCGATAGCAGAAAATAGCGAAGGAGGTCTTCCGGGAACTAAAACAACACGG AGAATCACCCTGAGACTGATAATGGCTACGTTTTCAGCTGTGATGGGATCACTACAGTTTGGCTACAACACTGGTGTGATTAATGCTCCTAAACAG GTGATCAAACAATTCCTGAATGAGTCTGCGATTTCTCGCGGGCAAGAAATGTTTGACGAGGATGGACTGACTCTCTATTGGTCAATCATTGTGTCCATCTTCGCCATCGGAGGTATGATTGGTGGTCTGCTCGGAGGATGGTGGGCGGATTTTTTTGGCAG aaaaaatGGCTTCCTGTTAAATTGTGTGATTGGTCTAGGCGCGGGGATTCTGATGTTGACGAGTCGCTATGCCGACTCCTACGAGATGATTATTATTGGACGACTACTCATTGGCATCAACTGCG GCTTGTACACAGGACTTACCCCCATTTACCTGTCAGAAATAGCCCAGGCTAACATCAGAGGTGCACTGGGCACGCTCAATCAGCTTGGTGTTACAGTGGGAATCCTCGGCTCGCAGATTGTCGGTTTCCCAGAAGTACTTGGGAGTGAAAGTGGATGGCATATCTTATTAG GGCTCGCCATCATTCCGTGCGCCGTACAGGTCTTGACCATGCCATTCTGCCCAGACAGTCCCCGCTATTTACTCATCACCAAACGACGAGAGGAGGCAGCAACAAAGg CCTTGCGAGCTCTACGTGGTGAAGCGGATGTGACAGCTGACTTGGATGAAATCAAGAATGAGGACAAGGCTCAGCATCAGGAAGCCAAG gTGTCCATTGTAGGTTTGTTCAAGGCGAGTAATCTGAGATGGCCGCTGCTCATCAGCATCGTGATGCATTTGTCTCAGCAGTTTTCCGGGATCGTAGCG GTGTTTTATTACTCTGTGGGTTTGTTCGAGAGTGCGGGACTATCATCTAGCACGGCTTCATACGCCACCAGCGGTGTGGGGGCGGTCATGGTTGTCATGACGTTCATCACCATCCCGCTGATGGACCGCGTGGGAAGGCGTACTCTCCACCTCTCGGGTTTAGCCAGCATGTTCATCTTCAGCCTTCTCATCACCATCACTTTGGCTTTGAGA CACAAGGTCGCCTGGTTCAACATCGCCAGTATCGTCATGTCACTCCTGTATGTAGCATCATTCGCGCTTGGTCCag gttcCATACCATGGCTGATTGTCGCAGAACTGTTTTCGCAAGGCCCACGCACTGCAGCCATCAGTGTTTCTGTTCTTGTCAACTGGGTTGCCAACTTTGCAGTGGGATTTCTATACCAGTACATGCAG CTTGGGCTCGGGGACTATTCTTTCCTGCCATTTACGGGTCTTCTCTTCCTGTTTGTGGCATTCTTGTACAAGACCCTTCCTGAAACCATGAACAAGTCGTTCGAGGAAATTTCTTCGTCGTTCAAAAGCGGGAATAAAAACGTTCAGAATGGCAAAACAACCAATGATGTGGATTTTGTCGCTAAGTACACGCCTACTCAGCCCTGA